The genomic interval CTAATCGGCCTCTTGGACGAGCCTAGCACCGGTGAGATCCGTCTGTTTGGCTGTGATGTCCAGGGCCTCTCCGATCGTGAGCGATCGCGCCTGCGGGGCCGGGCGATAGGGTTCGTATTCCAGTCCTTCAACTTGATCCCCCACTTGCGGGCCTGGGAGAACGTGGCGTTGCCTCTGCATTACGCCGGGGTTAGGCCGCGGGAGCGGAAGAGAAAAGCTCTTGCGGTGCTGGAGAAGATGGGATTGGCCGGCCGGGCTGAACATCTCCCAGGCGAGCTCTCCGGGGGAGAGGAACAACGGGTGGCCATTGCTCGGGCCATTGTGATTGAGCCCAAGCTAATCCTAGCCGATGAACCGACTGGGAACGTGGATTCGACCACCGGCCGCGGTGTGATGGAGGAATTCGCCCGGCTGAACA from Candidatus Acetothermia bacterium carries:
- a CDS encoding ABC transporter ATP-binding protein, with amino-acid sequence MIEIRDVSKVYRKGRVEVPALRGVTLRVEEGEFLVIQGPSGSGKTTLLNLIGLLDEPSTGEIRLFGCDVQGLSDRERSRLRGRAIGFVFQSFNLIPHLRAWENVALPLHYAGVRPRERKRKALAVLEKMGLAGRAEHLPGELSGGEEQRVAIARAIVIEPKLILADEPTGNVDSTTGRGVMEEFARLNRAGITMIVATHDPMVVSFARRAVYLRDGQKADDGAFPLLASNRQGGGNRVREALSPDGPGE